In the genome of Cryptomeria japonica chromosome 8, Sugi_1.0, whole genome shotgun sequence, one region contains:
- the LOC131857782 gene encoding glutamate receptor 2.7-like — translation MDDNWGTGVIPALSDALRDVEAKIVFKAAVSPRAAISAMQRLLQDEVMKLESRVFIMHLHPDLAISLFSEAYKLGIISSDYVWVITDGLASLLNSINATSLLSMNGVLGIKIKLTQTDESRLNALAKGWKQRFKAQNPTIPSLELNSRALVAYDTVCAIAIVIDNLLRMELFNGSFSEASSSTNYEVIGLWIENGLNIAYKIVVNSGGGSRKTPRGWVKPVPDQKLKIAVPWRPGFQQLVSVKPVHANTDAQNQTNEITGFCNDVFKAVLRRLDYELLHELIPYGFGNATAGYSDDLVYQVYLQVFLFHALHDSKMGEDYFVLVSSYTASLSAILTERQIVPKVESLESLITQNLRIGYSQGSFIGKYLEKQLGVSENVLRPYSSVQEYAIALKKGPRCHDYARLGPTYKTGGYRFVFQKGFPLVSDISKAILNLSESKDMQQIREKWFNSSESICNVVSNGVESNRLSLKVFMDIFVLTGCVSLVTLIYYLRHLLYRFVQKNENSSHIKSISTRLQTFANYADKKEIPPPKRKRYETAMFSSVATASTSPEIFVLIS, via the exons ATGGATGACAACTGGGGTACAGGGGTGATCCCCGCCTTAAGCGATGCCTTACGAGATGTCGAGGCAAAAATTGTTTTCAAAGCTGCAGTCTCACCCAGGGCCGCTATATCCGCTATGCAAAGGCTTCTTCAGGACGAGGTGATGAAGCTGGAGTCTCGAGTGTTCATTATGCATTTGCATCCTGATTTGGCTATAAGCCTGTTTTCCGAGGCGTACAAATTAGGAATAATAAGCAGTGATTATGTATGGGTTATTACCGACGGATTGGCCAGCCTATTGAATTCCATCAACGCTACTTCTCTGCTCTCTATGAATGGCGTGTTGGGGATAAAAATAAAACTCACACAAACCGACGAGTCAAGGCTGAATGCATTGGCTAAAGGATGGAAGCAGCGGTTTAAAGCCCAGAATCCTACAATACCGAGCCTGGAATTAAATTCCCGCGCTCTTGTTGCATATGATACAGTGTGCGCAATTGCTATTGTAATCGATAACCTCCTGCGTATGGAGTTATTTAATGGCAGTTTCTCAGAGGCCTCCAGCAGCACCAA TTATGAGGTCATTGGGTTGTGGATAGAAAATGGCCTCAATATTGCTTATAAAATAGTAGTTAATTCGGGCGGTGGATCGAGAAAGACGCCACGTGGATGGGTGAAACCTGTGCCAGACCAGAAACTGAAAATAGCGGTGCCTTGGCGACCAGGGTTTCAACAATTGGTCAGCGTAAAACCTGTTCATGCCAACACAGATGCACAAAATCAGACTAATGAGATTACAGGCTTCTGTAATGATGTGTTTAAAGCAGTGCTTAGGAGATTGGATTATGAATTGCTCCATGAGTTGATACCTTATGGATTTGGCAATGCCACTGCAGGCTACTCCGATGACCTCGTGTACCAGGTCTATCTGCAG GTTTTCCTTTTCCACGCTCTTCATGACTCAAAGAT GGGAGAGGATT ATTTTGTATTAGTGTCTAGTTACACCGCCAGCCTGTCTGCGATACTTACTGAGAGACAAATTGTACCAAAAGTTGAGAGCCTTGAATCTCTAATCACCCAAAATTTGCGAATCGGGTACTCCCAGGGATCCTTCATAGGCAAGTATTTGGAAAAACAACTTGGTGTGAGTGAAAATGTTCTTCGCCCATATTCATCTGTACAAGAGTACGCCATTGCGCTGAAGAAGGGACCCC GATGCCATGACTATGCCAGACTTGGTCCCACGTACAAAACAGGAGGTTACAGATTT GTGTTCCAAAAAGGGTTTCCGTTGGTTTCAGACATTTCCAAGGCTATATTAAATCTTTCAGAAAGCAAAGATATGCAACAAATTAGAGAGAAGTGGTTCAATTCAAGTGAAAGCATATGCAACGTGGTGTCTAATGGAGTGGAATCAAACAGATTGAGCCTCAAAGTCTTTATGGATATATTTGTTTTGACAGGATGTGTGTCACTTGTCACTCTCATCTACTATTTGCGTCATCTCCTTTACCGATTTGTGCAGAAAAATGAGAATTCATCTCATATCAAATCCATCTCCACTCGATTGCAGACGTTTGCCAATTACGCAGACAAGAAGGAGATCCCACCACCGAAAAGAAAGAGATATGAAACTGCCATGTTTTCATCTGTAGCTACCGCTTCAACCTCCCCTGAAATTTTCGTTTTAATAAGCTAA